In Erigeron canadensis isolate Cc75 chromosome 6, C_canadensis_v1, whole genome shotgun sequence, the following are encoded in one genomic region:
- the LOC122605426 gene encoding ubiquitin carboxyl-terminal hydrolase 27, producing MKLQCLLKPLKHGFKIISSPRFQAYLATGIIGVAGLIVAYKDDRGIARFDQFMLSLSSESPPERESLPEKLWVPGLQNLGNNCFLNVVLQALASCSSFLSSLQKIVEEFEVSSEGEETRDMPLAVSLNALLQELSIVRYKGKVLSPRKVMLAMSQYTPNFNLTSQQDAEEALAHMLSSLREECSEYFASYQSSLAVATNLGSRILTLERRVKLNELDRWTQIFLGPFNGIVGSILTCQSCSFQISLEFQFFNCLYLSPPTYDGGSSIIPGCSISDCLKNFFAAERVENYFCTHCWHTTALKYLSMLNKDEKSIEKLQSCSKQDTCDCGNISSLGSLPWSNKYSHTFKQLHIARSPKILCLNLQRASVNMFGELIKLKGHISFPVTLNMSSFKKQGVDIKHSEQKLPINQLVQQNLQPIRYSDLSRLQMNRYPLDHKYKQPLEEVLGDTEIREEHTTYNTAHQDNEVLESWNLTPNEHHTYKLVSVVEHFGNTGSGHYTVYRRVINTELDGTSESSHVNWVGVSDSKVYRVSEEDVLAAKASLLFYERVSERDSTM from the exons ATGAAGCTTCAATGTTTGCTTAAACCATTGAAACATGGTTTTAAAATCATTTCTTCACCTAGGTTTCAAGCATATTTAGCAACTGGTATCATTGGTGTTGCTGGTTTGATTGTTGCCTATAAAGATGACAGAGGAATAGCGCGTTTCGATCAATTTATGCTCTCTTTGTCGTCGGAATCGCCGCCGGAGAGAGAATCTTTGCCGGAAAAGTTGTGGGTCCCTGGTTTGCAAAATCTTGGTAACAATTGTTTCTTAAATGTAGTTTTGCAG GCTTTGGCTAGCTGTTCTTCTTTTTTGAGTTCTCTCCAAAAGATTGTGGAGGAGTTTGAAGTTTCATCTGAGGGGGAAGAAACTAGGGATATGCCACTTGCAGTTTCATTGAATGCTTTATTGCAAG AACTCTCTATCGTTCGGTATAAAGGCAAAGTATTAAGTCCACGAAAAGTGATGCTTGCAATGTCTCAATATACACCAAACTTCAATTTGACGAGTCAACAG GATGCGGAAGAAGCATTAGCTCACATGTTATCTTCTTTAAGAGAAGAATGCTCAGAATATTTTGCTTCATACCAAAGTTCGCTAGCTGTTGCAACTAACTTGGGTAGCCGTATTCTTACTCTAGAGAGGAGGGTCAAGCTTAATGAGCTAGACAGATGGACCCAGATCTTTCTTGGGCCATTTAATGGAATCGTTGGCAGCATTTTAACTTGCCAAAGCTGTTCGTTTCAG ATTTCTCTGGAATTTCAGTTCTTCAATTGCTTGTACCTTTCACCACCTACATATGATGGTGGTAGCTCTATT ATACCAGGATGCTCCATAAGCGATTGCCTGAAGAATTTTTTTGCTGCAGAACGGGTTGAAAACTACTTTTGCACTCACTGCTGGCATACTACCGCCTTGAAATATCTATCTATGCTAAATAAGGATGAG AAAAGTATTGAAAAACTTCAAAGCTGTAGCAAGCAAGATACATGTGACTGCGGAAATATATCATCTCTTGGATCATTACCTTGGTCAAACAAGTATTCTCATACTTTCAAGCAATTACATATTGCACGTAGCCCAAAG ATCTTGTGCCTTAACTTACAACGTGCTTCTGTTAATATGTTTGGGGAGCTAATCAAACTCAAG GGTCATATCTCTTTTCCTGTGACTTTGAATATGTCATCGTTCAAAAAGCAAGGAGTTGACATTAAACATTCTGAGCAGAAGTTGCCAATTAATCAACTTGTACAACAAAACCTGCAGCCGATTCGTTATTCTGATCTTTCAAGATTACAAATGAACAGATACCCTTTGGATCACAAATACAAGCAACCTTTAGAAGAGGTTCTTGGTGACACGGAAATTCGAGAGGAACATACTACATATAATACTGCACATCAAGATAACGAG GTGCTTGAGAGTTGGAACTTGACACCGAACGAGCATCATACATACAAACTTGTTTCTGTTGTGGAGCACTTTGGGAATACTGGAAGTGGTCATTACACGGTCTACAGAAGGGTAATTAACACTGAACTTGATGGGACATCAGAATCTAGTCATGTGAATTGGGTTGGAGTTTCGGATAGCAAAGTTTACAGGGTCTCGGAGGAAGATGTTCTTGCTGCAAAGGCTAGCTTACTTTTCTATGAAAGAGTTTCAGAAAGGGATTCAACGATGTAG
- the LOC122605868 gene encoding ribonucleoside-diphosphate reductase large subunit translates to MYVIKRDGRQEAVHFDKITARLKKLSYGLSIDHCDPVLVSQKVCAGVYKGVTTSQLDELAAETAAALTANHPDYASLAARIAVSNLHKNTKKSFSETIKDMYNHVSERSGQKAALIADDVYEIIMKHAARLDSEIIYDRDFDYDFFGFKTLERSYLLKINGKVVERPQHMLMRVAVGIHKDDIDSVLKTYHLMSQRWFTHASPTLFNAGTPRPQLSSCFLICMKEDSIEGIYDTLKECAVISKSAGGIGVSIHNIRATGSYIRGTNGTSNGIVPMLRVFNDTARYVDQGGGKRKGAFAVYLEPWHADVFQFLDLRKNHGKEEQRARDLFYALWIPDLFMERVQSNGNWSLFCPNEAPGLADCWGKEFENLYTQYEKQGKAKKVVQAQNLWFEILKSQIETGTPYMLFKDSCNRKSNQQNLGTIKSSNLCTEIIEYTSPTETAVCNLASIALPRYVREKGVSAESQPSKLVGSRGSSNRYFDFNKLAEVTSTVTTNLNKIIDMNYYPVETAKTSNLRHRPIGIGVQGLADTFILLGMAFDSPEAQQLNKDIFETIYYHALKASSELAEKEGTYETYIGSPVSKGVLQPDMWGVTPSDLWDWNALREMISKNGVRNSLLVAPMPTASTSQILGNNECFEPYTSNIYSRRVLSGEFVVVNKHLLHDLTEMGLWSPTLKNQMIYEDGSVQKIAEIPEDLKAIYKTVWEIKQRTLVDMAVDRGCYIDQSQSLNIHMDQPNFGKLTSLHFHTWSKGLKTGMYYLRSRAAADAIKFTVDTSMLKENQKTASEEEKLNAEMSQMTCSLLNRDECLACGS, encoded by the exons atgtatGTAATTAAGAGAGACGGACGTCAAGAAGCCGTACACTTTGACAAAATTACAGCGcggttaaaaaaattaagttacgGATTAAGCATAGATCACTGCGATCCAGTTCTCGTTTCACAGAAAGTATGTGCTGGTGTTTATAAAGGCGTTACCACCAGTCAGTTAGATGAACTCGCCGCTGAAACCGCCGCCGCCTTAACCGCTAATCATCCTGATTACGCTTCT TTGGCTGCGAGGATAGCGGTTTCGAATCTGCATAAGAACACGAAGAAATCGTTTTCTGAGAC GATAAAAGATATGTACAATCATGTTAGTGAGAGATCTGGGCAGAAGGCTGCTCTTATTGCTGATGATGTTTATGAAATCATAATGAAG CATGCTGCTCGGCTAGACAGTGAGATTATATATGACCGGGACTTTGACTATGATTTCTTTGGTTTCAAAACCCTTGAGAGATCTTATCTTTTGAAGATCAATGGGAAGGTTGTAGAAAGACCTCAACACATGTTAATGAGAGTTGCTGTTGGGATTCATAAGGATGATATTGATTCTGTTCTCAAGACATACCACTTGATGTCACAGAGATGGTTCACCCATGCATCTCCCACCCTTTTCAATGCCGGAACACCAAGGCCTCAA CTGAGTAGCTGTTTCCTGATATGCATGAAAGAAGATAGCATTGAAGGCATATATGACACGTTAAAGGAATGTGCTGTTATTAGCAAATCAGCAGGAGGAATTGGTGTTTCTATTCATAATATCCGTGCAACTGGAAGCTACATACGTGGAACGAATGGAACATCCAATGGCATTGTGCCAATGCTGCGTGTGTTTAATGATACTGCCCGATATGTTGATCAAGGAGGTGGCAAGAGGAAGG GTGCCTTTGCTGTTTATTTGGAGCCATGGCATGCTGATGTATTTCAATTCCTAGATCTAAGGAAGAATCATGGAAAG GAAGAGCAGCGGGCCAGGGATTTGTTTTATGCTCTCTGGATACCAGACCTTTTTATGGAAAGAGTCCAAAGTAATGGCAATTGGTCCTTGTTCTGTCCAAATGAAGCTCCAGGTTTGGCTGATTGCTGGGGAAAAGAATTTGAGAACCTGTACACCCAATATGAAAAACAG GGGAAAGCAAAAAAAGTTGTGCAGGCACAAAATCTCTGGTTTGAAATTTTGAAGTCCCAGATTGAAACTGGGACCCCTTATATGCTTTTTAAG GACTCTTGCAATCGTAAAAGCAACCAGCAGAATCTTGGTACCATCAAGTCATCAAATCTGTGCACTGAGATTATTGAGTACACAAGTCCAACAGAAACTGCTGTATGTAATTTGGCATCAATTGCATTACCACGATATGTCAGAGAAAAG GGAGTTTCAGCAGAATCCCAACCATCAAAGCTTGTGGGTAGTAGAGGTTCTAGCAATCGCTACTTTGATTTTAACAAATTAGCCGAG GTCACATCAACTGTTACAACAAATCTGAACAAAATCATTGATATGAATTATTACCCTGTTGAAACTGCAAAAACATCAAATCTTCGACACAGGCCTATTGGTATTGGGGTCCAAGGTCTTGCAGATACTTTCATCTTGCTTGGTATGGCATTTGATTCCCCTGAG GCTCAACAATTGAACAAGGACATATTTGAAACAATATACTACCATGCTCTGAAAGCTTCATCTGAGCTGGCTGAAAAGGAAGGCACATATGAAACATATATTGGAAGTCCTGTTAGCAAG GGAGTTCTCCAACCAGACATGTGGGGAGTAACACCTTCAGATTTATGGGACTGGAATGCTCTGCGTGAAATGATATCCAAGAATGGGGTGAGGAATTCACTACTTGTTGCCCCAATGCCAACTGCTTCAACAAGCCAGATACTTGGAAATAACGAGTGTTTTGAGCCATATACTTCCAATATCTACAGTCGCAGAGTTTTGAG TGGAGAATTTGTggtggtcaacaagcatctatTACATGACTTAACTGAGATGGGCCTTTGGTCTCCTACCCTCAAAAATCAGATGATCTATGAAGATGGCTCTGTTCAAAAGATTGCTGAAATTCCCGAAGATCTGAAGGCTATTTATAA AACTGTTTGGGAAATCAAGCAAAGGACACTGGTAGACATGGCTGTTGATCGCGGATGCTACATTGACCAAAGTCAAAGTCTGAACATACATATGGATCAGCCAAACTTTGGCAAGCTTACTTCTTTGCATTTCCATACATGGTCAAAG GGGCTCAAAACAGGGATGTACTATTTGCGTTCACGTGCTGCAGCTGATGCAATCAAGTTCACTGTTGATACTTCTATGCTCAAG GAAAACCAGAAGACTGCAAGCGAGGAGGAAAAATTGAATGCTGAAATGTCCCAAATGACATGTTCTTTGTTAAACCGTGATGAATGTTTGGCTTGTGGGAGTTAA